A section of the Anabaena cylindrica PCC 7122 genome encodes:
- a CDS encoding sensor histidine kinase, producing MKIWQRFLGSSIIFAGLICLTGSGAYYLYQAEIAAEKTHKKTTQALTLTNSLEKSLKDQALILKDFVVLDHNLTSMMEYQQIRSNFIIDLDRLELLMNKTSELLVVRRRHDFLTRLVNELDGNINTLVISQEDVQAIKSYIQDINFYLNIISQNAQKQDEIAAKKVRTIRTMNANFIFAGILGILLIFLAQFIIIVIPVIRSLHQLQIGVAKISAGNLSYHLDIKTNDEIEQLANDFNQMTLKLSNFYQSLESRVTERTSELFQVNQDLENEIIDRRNTEIELKKSQIQLTQKAEELEQTLKKLQQTQIQLIQTEKMSSLGQLVAGVAHEINNPINFIHGNIQPFHEYLQNLIELIYLYQKYYPQPADEIQYYIDDIDLCFILKDSTQLISSLEIGTKRIREIVVSLRNFSRLDESEMKEVNIHEGIDNTLLILRHRTKATPESAEIEIIKDYSNLPLIQCYAGQLNQVFMNILSNAIDALEEYNNPHYDQELNNGHKQIHIQTKMIRKDRIAIHITDNGMGIPEASRNRIFDPFFTTKAVGKGTGLGLSISYQIVTAKHKGNLRCITKSGKGTEFIIELPIHQNH from the coding sequence ATGAAAATTTGGCAGCGATTTTTGGGATCTTCAATAATATTTGCTGGGTTGATCTGTTTAACAGGTAGTGGTGCATATTATTTATACCAAGCCGAAATAGCTGCCGAAAAAACTCATAAAAAAACTACACAGGCACTTACTCTTACTAATAGTTTGGAAAAATCTCTCAAAGACCAAGCTCTAATACTCAAGGATTTTGTAGTTTTAGACCACAACCTTACAAGCATGATGGAATATCAGCAAATCAGGTCTAATTTTATAATTGATCTTGATAGATTAGAACTATTAATGAACAAAACATCAGAGTTATTAGTTGTACGCCGTCGTCATGATTTTTTGACCCGTTTAGTAAATGAGCTTGATGGTAATATAAATACTTTGGTAATATCTCAGGAGGATGTACAAGCGATTAAATCATATATACAAGATATTAATTTTTATTTGAATATAATTTCTCAAAATGCTCAAAAACAGGATGAGATAGCAGCTAAAAAAGTTAGAACAATTAGGACGATGAATGCAAATTTTATATTTGCAGGTATATTGGGTATATTGTTGATATTTTTAGCCCAATTTATTATTATTGTTATTCCAGTTATTCGCTCACTTCATCAACTTCAAATTGGAGTAGCAAAAATTAGTGCAGGAAACTTGAGTTATCATTTGGATATCAAAACTAATGATGAAATCGAACAATTAGCAAATGATTTTAATCAAATGACGTTGAAGTTAAGTAATTTTTATCAGTCGTTAGAATCTAGAGTTACTGAAAGAACATCTGAGCTTTTTCAAGTCAATCAAGATCTAGAAAATGAAATTATTGATAGACGTAATACGGAAATTGAGCTAAAAAAATCTCAAATACAGTTAACACAAAAAGCTGAAGAACTTGAGCAAACACTAAAAAAACTCCAGCAAACTCAAATTCAATTAATTCAAACTGAGAAAATGTCAAGTTTAGGACAGCTAGTAGCTGGTGTAGCTCATGAAATTAATAATCCTATAAACTTTATACATGGAAATATTCAACCATTTCATGAATATTTGCAAAATTTAATTGAATTAATATATTTATATCAAAAATATTATCCTCAGCCGGCTGATGAGATTCAATACTATATTGATGATATAGATTTATGCTTTATTCTTAAAGATTCTACTCAATTAATTTCTTCTCTGGAAATAGGAACTAAAAGAATTCGAGAAATTGTTGTATCTTTGAGAAATTTCTCTCGACTAGACGAATCTGAGATGAAAGAAGTAAATATCCATGAAGGTATTGATAATACTCTATTAATCCTCAGGCATAGAACTAAAGCAACACCAGAATCTGCTGAAATTGAAATTATTAAAGACTATAGTAATTTGCCATTAATTCAATGTTATGCAGGTCAACTAAATCAGGTATTTATGAATATTCTAAGTAATGCGATTGATGCATTAGAAGAGTATAACAATCCACATTATGATCAAGAGCTAAATAATGGGCATAAACAAATTCATATTCAAACAAAAATGATCAGAAAAGATCGCATTGCTATTCATATCACAGATAATGGTATGGGAATTCCCGAAGCAAGTCGTAATCGGATATTTGATCCTTTTTTCACAACAAAAGCAGTTGGTAAAGGAACAGGACTTGGTTTATCAATCAGCTATCAAATTGTGACTGCAAAGCATAAAGGTAATTTGCGATGTATTACTAAATCTGGTAAGGGAACAGAATTTATTATTGAACTGCCAATTCATCAGAATCACTAA
- a CDS encoding alternative oxidase, which translates to MIKLLVGILVFVINTVYRDRPYPRFYVLETVARVPYFSYLSVLHLYETLGFWRKADWLKVHFAESWNELHHLLIMESLGGSQFWGDRILARTTALIYYWIIVALYIVSSSSAYNFMELVENHAYDSYQKFLTEHEAELKLQPAPAVAINYYRDGDLYMFDEFQTANSPETRRPKVDNLYDVFVAIRDDEMEHVKTMVVCQQANAQLSFKSPHALPTSDINDSKVLSTH; encoded by the coding sequence ATGATTAAGTTGCTTGTGGGGATACTTGTTTTTGTTATTAATACGGTTTATCGCGATCGCCCTTATCCTCGCTTCTATGTCCTGGAAACCGTTGCACGAGTCCCTTATTTTTCCTATCTCTCAGTTCTGCACCTCTATGAAACACTGGGATTTTGGCGGAAAGCCGATTGGCTGAAGGTGCATTTTGCCGAATCCTGGAATGAGTTGCATCACCTGTTGATCATGGAATCGTTGGGAGGTTCGCAATTTTGGGGCGATCGCATATTAGCAAGAACAACTGCACTAATTTATTACTGGATTATAGTTGCGCTCTATATTGTCTCTTCTAGTTCTGCTTATAATTTCATGGAATTGGTAGAGAATCATGCTTATGACAGTTACCAAAAATTCTTGACAGAACACGAAGCAGAATTGAAATTACAACCAGCACCAGCAGTAGCAATTAACTACTATCGCGATGGTGATTTATATATGTTTGATGAGTTTCAAACTGCTAACTCACCAGAAACACGCCGTCCAAAAGTCGATAATCTTTATGATGTCTTTGTGGCCATTCGTGATGATGAAATGGAACACGTCAAAACAATGGTTGTTTGTCAACAAGCAAATGCTCAACTCTCATTTAAGAGTCCTCACGCTCTTCCCACATCTGACATTAATGATAGTAAAGTTTTGTCTACTCATTAA